The stretch of DNA GGCCAGATGATGACCACAGTGCAATGCGAGCGCTGCGAAGGGCATGGCACCATCATCGAGCATCCGTGCCCGACCTGCCAGGGTCACGGCCGTATCCGCACTTCACGAGATGTGGGGGTCACCATACCTGCCGGAATCGAGGACAATACCCGTCTGCGTCTGGCCAACCAGGGGGAAGTCGGCGAAGGCGGCGGCGCCGCGGGCGACCTGTATATCGATATCCGTATCAAGCCGGACAAACAGTTCACCCGGGAAGGCGACGACCTGCACTGCTGGATTCAGATTCCGATGAGCTGGGCTGTGCTCGGCCATGATATGCAGATCGACACGTTCGATGGCAAGCAGACCATCAGCGTTCCGCAAGGCTGCCAGCCGGAGGAGACGGTGTCGATCAAGGGCATCGGCGTGGCCAAGATACGCAAGCCCGAGGAGCGTGGCGACCTTATCGCCCATTTCAGCGTGCATATTCCCACCAAGCTCAGCGACGGGGAACGCAAGCTCATGGAACAGTTCGCGCAAAGCCACGACGCTGATTCAGGTAAGGTTAATCAGAGCGCAAGGCCTACGACAAACAGGAAAGGCTTCTTCGACAAGATCAAAGACGCACTGCATTAAAAGCGGCAGGACGAACCCTCAAGAAAGCAGCTCGATGTAACGGATTGCGGAACTTCGCGACAAGTCGTTTGGTGGCTTCCCGACAATACGTTGCGACTTCAAAGCAAAACTGCAATACGGTTGGCATGGAAAAGAACCTTCGACCAGAGGCAGAGGCCCGGTCGAAGGTTCTTAGGTTTTTAAGACCTAAACAAAGTTCTTTATGACAGCAGCGAACGGCACATGGCGCGGTATTCGCTGACGTAGCCGCCGCCGAAGAACACGCAATGGCCGGCAATCGGATAGAGCTGCCAGATGGTGATCCGGTCCGGGAAGCCCTTCTTGAGTGGGCGTGCCGACTCGTAGCCGTCGATGATCTCGTCAAGATACGGCATACCGAAAAGATTGAGCATGGCCAGGTCTTCCTCACGGTGCCCGCCATGCGCGGCCGGGTCTATAAGCACGGCTTCGGCCTGCCCGGAATCGTCGGTCCACATCACGTTGCCGCTCCAAAGGTCGCCGTGAACGCGAGCCGGCTTGTCCTGCGCCGCAGGCCCAAGCAGATCCGGAAGGGCGTCGATGACTTCCTGCGTCATCTGAAGATCATTGTCGTTCAGTTCGCCGCGTTTGATGCCGAGCCTCACCATGGGAAGCAGCCGTCCATCGCCCAGGTAATCCACGGGATTCGTCCATTTACCGGTGTCCATGGGAACCGGGTCCTGCAAGGGCCCGAAGTAGCATGTCCCGTCGTAACCGGCCGGAGCCGAACCGAAATACTCCGCTCCTGCGTCATGCATATGTGCCAGTGCGACGCCGAAGTCGTGCGCGGCCTTGGGAGTGGGGGAGCAGGAGTTCACCCGTTCGATATCGAGCCAGCCGTCACCCCAACCATAGACATCGACGACGCGAGGTCCTCCCTGGGATCGAGCCTCGCCAAGCCATTTGAGCCCTTTGCCCTCGCACTCGAAGAATCCCTGAGGCGCGAATGCCCTGCTTTTACGATATTTTGCCATGATGTTACCCTTCGTTTGCATTCAGCAACTCTACAGAATCCTGCAAGTAATTGCGCTGCGGATTTTACCGGTTGGCTGTGCGGCGGTCATCGGCCTACCGTTTCGATGTTGTGATTCAATTGTGTGAGCGATGTGCGACAATCAAAGGCTTTGACACGCGAAGTTCCGGCATATTAGGTAACCTAAACAAGTTAGACACGAGCCTTTGCTGATTATCTGGCTTCGTGGGCCTACGAAAACAAGACAATTTTCTGGCAGAGATACGCACAAAGAGGGATCATGAATTTCTTCCAAGCCATCGTTTTGGGGCTGGTTCAAGCGCTTACCGAATATCTTCCGGTTTCTTCGAGCGCACATATTCGCATCGTAGGCGAGCTGATGCTGCATTCGGACCCGGGTGCTGCCTTTACAGCCATCATCCAGCTCGGCACCGAGCTTGCGGTCATCCTCTATTTCCGCCATGATATCGTCAATATCCTTTCCCACTGGTTCGGTTGCCTCTTCGGCCATCACGGCAAGGGTTGGAAGTCGCGTCTCGGCAAAGGCGACCGCGACGCCACCTTCGGCTGGTACATCATCATCGGCACGATGCCAATACTGATTGCGGGGATTCTCTTCCAGAAGACCATCGAAACCACGCTGCGCAACCTTTGGATCACCGTGACTGTCCTCCTGCTTTTCGGCATCCTTCTGTGGGTCGTCGACGCGAAGTTCCCCGAACGCAAGACCGTCAAGGAAATGAACTGGAAGGACGCACTGCTCTTTGGCGTCGGACAGATGCTTGCACTTATCCCAGGCGTATCGCGTTCAGGCGGCACCATCACCTTCGGCCGTGCAATGGGCTACACACGTGAGGACGCGGTTCGTGTGAGCTTCATCATGGCCATTCCCGCAGTTTTCGGCTCGGGAATACTTGAGGCCGTCAAAGCCGTCGGTGATTACAAAAGCGAGCCGAATTTCCCGGGCTGGGGAGCGACGTTGGCCGCGATGGTCGTCAGTTTTATTGTCGGCTATTTCGTTATCATCGCGTTCCTGAAATTCGTTTCGACGTTCTCCTACAAGGCGTTTGCGATTTATCGCATCATCATTGCTGTTGTGGTCGCGATTCTCCTGATTGCCGGCGTTCTTCAGGCTTCTCCTGCAGCCGCCGAAGCGGTTTCGTCCGTGATGGCGCCGATTGCAGCCATAGTCTGATTCGTCTCATGTTGCTTGACTGATCGAATATAAACAAATCAAAAGGTGTCTGTCGAACATGTAGTCGGCAGGCACCTTTTTTATTTAAAGTCATTGAGGTCGATGTATCCGTTAAGACTGATTTTCAGTCTTCAATATGCGAGAGGAATTCTTCGGCTTCCTGCGCTATCTCGTCGCCTCGAGGAACTGTCCCGTTGCCCAGTCTGTCAAGCTGCTGGTCAAGATCATATTTTGATTCCAGGTGCTCAATGTAATGTTTCAGGTCATCGTTGCAATTGGCGAGGACGTCGGCCTGTGCCTTCCAAGTCAGAGATTGCTTCGGCAACGTTCCTACGTTGAGCTGAACGCCGAGCATCTGCGAAAGTCTTTGCAAAATCTGCAAGGTACCTTGTGGGCATTCATCACCGGCGAGATATTCGGGCACGGAAACCCACATTGAATTGGTGTAGAAACCTTCCTGCTCGGCCAGCATGTCAAGCACCGTAGGGATGCCGACCGGTCCGTCGTAGGGGTTTTCGTCTTTGCCGTGTTTCTCCGAGTCCT from Bifidobacterium sp. ESL0728 encodes:
- the uppP gene encoding undecaprenyl-diphosphatase UppP: MNFFQAIVLGLVQALTEYLPVSSSAHIRIVGELMLHSDPGAAFTAIIQLGTELAVILYFRHDIVNILSHWFGCLFGHHGKGWKSRLGKGDRDATFGWYIIIGTMPILIAGILFQKTIETTLRNLWITVTVLLLFGILLWVVDAKFPERKTVKEMNWKDALLFGVGQMLALIPGVSRSGGTITFGRAMGYTREDAVRVSFIMAIPAVFGSGILEAVKAVGDYKSEPNFPGWGATLAAMVVSFIVGYFVIIAFLKFVSTFSYKAFAIYRIIIAVVVAILLIAGVLQASPAAAEAVSSVMAPIAAIV
- the dnaJ gene encoding molecular chaperone DnaJ, producing MAETDYYEVLGVERTASDEEIKKAYRKMSRKYHPDIAGPQFEDKFKEVNNAYEVLSDPDKRRMYDSGVDPNDPNAGSGFASAGFGDMGDIFGQFFGNAFGGGSQGPIPRTQPGRDALSSTSINLKTAVFGGTAHVKINTFGLCPKCGGQGTANGEKPVTCPDCNGQGSRQQVRRTMLGQMMTTVQCERCEGHGTIIEHPCPTCQGHGRIRTSRDVGVTIPAGIEDNTRLRLANQGEVGEGGGAAGDLYIDIRIKPDKQFTREGDDLHCWIQIPMSWAVLGHDMQIDTFDGKQTISVPQGCQPEETVSIKGIGVAKIRKPEERGDLIAHFSVHIPTKLSDGERKLMEQFAQSHDADSGKVNQSARPTTNRKGFFDKIKDALH
- a CDS encoding fructosamine kinase family protein; the protein is MAKYRKSRAFAPQGFFECEGKGLKWLGEARSQGGPRVVDVYGWGDGWLDIERVNSCSPTPKAAHDFGVALAHMHDAGAEYFGSAPAGYDGTCYFGPLQDPVPMDTGKWTNPVDYLGDGRLLPMVRLGIKRGELNDNDLQMTQEVIDALPDLLGPAAQDKPARVHGDLWSGNVMWTDDSGQAEAVLIDPAAHGGHREEDLAMLNLFGMPYLDEIIDGYESARPLKKGFPDRITIWQLYPIAGHCVFFGGGYVSEYRAMCRSLLS